The following proteins come from a genomic window of Triticum aestivum cultivar Chinese Spring chromosome 6A, IWGSC CS RefSeq v2.1, whole genome shotgun sequence:
- the LOC123132597 gene encoding uncharacterized protein isoform X1, whose product MIEQFVNFVIRPPRSEYNPDQYLWEREFMLAGRMYKRLDLELTNPRGHTLKCSHYLPASVPENIALPCVIYCHGNSGCRADANEAAVVLLPSNITVFTLDFSGSGLSDGDYVSLGWHEKEDLKCAVSFLRTNKQVSRIGLWGRSMGAVTSLLYGAEDPSIAGMVLDSAFTNLYGLMLELVDVYKIRVPKFTVKMAVQYMRRTIQKRAKFDIMDLNVVKLAPKTFIPALFGHGLNDMFIQPHHCDRIHEAYGGDKSMVKFEGDHNSPRPQSYYDSVSIFFYNTLRPPQLPASGSNKLHVKIGTMTNESLFFEIINGLRAARTDAGSSSTDAHGFRNATTSVVELLSESANQLSIKNDSDLDFLLDENHNLSGADGDSVGLHLQDKTSRHNEESCSYTSSNRESWGRCSSLGAASDGSFSRGLGDKHENMTVNALATPRRHEQRKLAKSSPPKTKEKKIHALWKKLKREREEMGDSLSQRLRMCLGQSPRHRRTQSSSGQQL is encoded by the exons ATGATCGAGCAGTTCGTCAATTTCGTCATCCGGCCGCCTCG GTCAGAGTATAACCCAGATCAGTACTTATGGGAGAGAGAGTTTATGCTCGCAGGGCGAATGTATAAACGACTAGACTTGGAG CTCACAAATCCCAGGGGCCATACCTTAAAATGCAGCCACTATCTTCCTGCTTCTGTTCCAGAAAATATTGCCCTCCCGTGTGTGATCTACTGCCATGGAAATAG CGGATGCAGAGCAGACGCAAATGAAGCCGCTGTAGTACTTCTTCCTTCAAACATCACAGTTTTCACACTAGACTTTTCCGGTTCAGGTCTATCGGACGGAGATTATGTCAGCCTTGGTTGGCATGAG AAAGAGGACCTCAAATGCGCAGTATCGTTCCTGCGCACCAACAAGCAAGTTTCCCGTATAGGCCTTTGGGGGCGATCGATGGGTGCTGTTACAAG CCTACTATATGGAGCAGAAGATCCCTCAATTGCTGGCATGGTATTGGATAGTGCTTTCACCAACTTGTATGGCTTGATGTTGGAACTTGTGGATGTTTACAAAATTCGAGTTCCTAAATTCACG GTTAAGATGGCTGTACAGTACATGCGACGAACCATTCAGAAAAGAGCGAAGTTTGACATAATGGACCTTAATGTTGTAAAG CTTGCTCCCAAGACATTTATTCCTGCATTATTTGGACATGGTCTGAATGACATGTTTATTCAGCCTCACCACTGTGATCGTATTCATGAAGCATATGGG GGGGATAAAAGTATGGTAAAATTTGAGGGTGACCATAATTCCCCAAGACCTCAATCATACTATGACTCGGTTTCAATATTTTTCTACAACACTCTGCGCCCTCCCCAGTTGCCTGCATCAGGCTCAAATAAGCTACATGTAAAAATCGGTACCATGACCAATGAG AGTTTGTTCTTTGAGATCATCAATGGTCTGAGGGCAGCTAGAACCGATGCAGGCAGTTCATCAACAGATGCACATGGCTTTCGAAATG CTACAACTTCGGTAGTCGAATTACTATCGGAGAGCGCGAATCAGTTGTCCATTAAGAATGACAGTGACTTG GATTTCCTCTTAGATGAGAATCATAACCTATCTGGTGCGGATGGTGATAGTGTTGGACTGCATTTGCAG GATAAAACCAGTAGGCACAACGAGGAGTCCTGCTCATACACAAGCTCAAACAGAGAAAGTTGGGGCAGATGTTCATCGTTAGGTGCGGCGAGTGATGGATCATTCTCACGCGGCCTTGGTGATAAGCATGAG AACATGACGGTAAATGCTCTGGCCACGCCGCGGAGACACGAACAGAGGAAACTGGCCAAATCGTCGCCCCCGAAAACGAAGGAGAAGAAGATCCATGCCCTGTGGAAGAAGCTCAAGCGCGAGAGGGAGGAGATGGGGGACAGCCTCTCCCAGCGCCTGAGGATGTGCCTCGGGCAGTCTCCTCGTCACAGGCGAACCCAATCGTCATCTGGACAGCAACTATAG
- the LOC123130498 gene encoding uncharacterized protein produces MAGPGEKPSSTSANGNGTQAPPPPAAPGGSGIAKRLPRLAFMFLLAVLYRQLQAPPPKICGSPDGPPVTGTRIRLSDGRHLAYHESGVPKEQANHKIIFVHGFDSCRYDALRVSPELAQELGIYILSFDRPGYGESDPHPARTEKSIALDIAELADSLHLGSRFYLVGFSMGGEIMWSCLKHIPHRLAGVSILGPVGNYWWSGFPSNVSWDAWYQQTPQDQWAVRVAHHAPWLAYWWNTQKLFPASSVISFNPAIFSTEDMAMIPKFASRPCSSKARQQGEHESLHRDMTVGFGKWGWSPLEMENPFPGDEADVHLWHGAEDLIVPVSLSRHIAERLPWVRYHELPTAGHLFPVADGMGDVILRTMLLGEN; encoded by the exons ATGGCAGGGCCAGGCGAGAAGCCGTCGTCCACCTCCGCCAACGGCAATGGCACGCAagccccgccgcctccggccgctcccGGCGGCTCCG GTATAGCCAAAAGGCTTCCCCGTCTTGCATTCATGTTCCTGCTTGCGGTTCTGTACCGTCAGCTTCAGGCTCCGCCTCCAAAAATCTGCGGATCCCCGGACGGCCCTCCGGTGACCGGGACAAGGATCAGGCTCAGTGACGGCAGGCACTTGGCTTACCATGAGTCCGGTGTCCCGAAGGAACAAGCCAACCATAAGATCATCTTCGTCCATGGATTCGACTCATGCAGATACGATGCCCTGCGAGTATCACCC GAGCTGGCGCAGGAGCTCGGGATCTACATTCTGTCCTTCGATCGACCTGGATACGGCGAGAGTGACCCGCATCCTGCGAGGACCGAGAAGAGCATCGCCCTCGACATCGCGGAGCTAGCTGACAGCCTGCATCTCGGGTCCAGGTTCTACCTCGTCGGGTTCTCCATGGGCGGCGAGATCATGTGGAGCTGCCTCAAGCACATCCCCCACCG GCTTGCTGGGGTGTCTATCCTCGGCCCCGTGGGCAACTACTGGTGGTCGGGCTTCCCGTCGAACGTGTCGTGGGACGCGTGGTACCAGCAGACTCCTCAGGACCAATGGGCCGTCCGCGTTGCGCACCACGCGCCCTGGCTCGCCTACTGGTGGAACACCCAGAAGCTCTTCCCGGCCTCCAGCGTCATCTCCTTCAACCCCGCCATCTTCTCCACAGAAGACATGGCCATGATCCCCAAGTTCGCATCTCGACCTTGCTCG AGCAAGGCGAGGCAGCAGGGGGAGCACGAGAGCCTGCACCGGGACATGACCGTCGGGTTCGGGAAGTGGGGCTGGAGCCCGCTGGAGATGGAGAACCCGTTCCCGGGCGACGAGGCGGATGTGCACCTGTGGCACGGCGCGGAGGACCTCATCGTGCCCGTTAGCCTGTCGCGGCACATCGCGGAGAGGCTGCCATGGGTGCGCTACCACGAGCTGCCCACGGCCGGGCACCTCTTCCCCGTCGCCGACGGCATGGGGGATGTCATCCTCAGGACGATGCTGCTCGGGGAAAACTGA
- the LOC123132597 gene encoding uncharacterized protein YqkD isoform X2: MIEQFVNFVIRPPRSEYNPDQYLWEREFMLAGRMYKRLDLELTNPRGHTLKCSHYLPASVPENIALPCVIYCHGNSGCRADANEAAVVLLPSNITVFTLDFSGSGLSDGDYVSLGWHEKEDLKCAVSFLRTNKQVSRIGLWGRSMGAVTSLLYGAEDPSIAGMVLDSAFTNLYGLMLELVDVYKIRVPKFTVKMAVQYMRRTIQKRAKFDIMDLNVVKLAPKTFIPALFGHGLNDMFIQPHHCDRIHEAYGGDKSMVKFEGDHNSPRPQSYYDSVSIFFYNTLRPPQLPASGSNKLHVKIGTMTNESLFFEIINGLRAARTDAGSSSTDAHGFRNATTSVVELLSESANQLSIKNDSDLDFLLDENHNLSGADGDSVGLHLQAQRGVLLIHKLKQRKLGQMFIVRCGE, from the exons ATGATCGAGCAGTTCGTCAATTTCGTCATCCGGCCGCCTCG GTCAGAGTATAACCCAGATCAGTACTTATGGGAGAGAGAGTTTATGCTCGCAGGGCGAATGTATAAACGACTAGACTTGGAG CTCACAAATCCCAGGGGCCATACCTTAAAATGCAGCCACTATCTTCCTGCTTCTGTTCCAGAAAATATTGCCCTCCCGTGTGTGATCTACTGCCATGGAAATAG CGGATGCAGAGCAGACGCAAATGAAGCCGCTGTAGTACTTCTTCCTTCAAACATCACAGTTTTCACACTAGACTTTTCCGGTTCAGGTCTATCGGACGGAGATTATGTCAGCCTTGGTTGGCATGAG AAAGAGGACCTCAAATGCGCAGTATCGTTCCTGCGCACCAACAAGCAAGTTTCCCGTATAGGCCTTTGGGGGCGATCGATGGGTGCTGTTACAAG CCTACTATATGGAGCAGAAGATCCCTCAATTGCTGGCATGGTATTGGATAGTGCTTTCACCAACTTGTATGGCTTGATGTTGGAACTTGTGGATGTTTACAAAATTCGAGTTCCTAAATTCACG GTTAAGATGGCTGTACAGTACATGCGACGAACCATTCAGAAAAGAGCGAAGTTTGACATAATGGACCTTAATGTTGTAAAG CTTGCTCCCAAGACATTTATTCCTGCATTATTTGGACATGGTCTGAATGACATGTTTATTCAGCCTCACCACTGTGATCGTATTCATGAAGCATATGGG GGGGATAAAAGTATGGTAAAATTTGAGGGTGACCATAATTCCCCAAGACCTCAATCATACTATGACTCGGTTTCAATATTTTTCTACAACACTCTGCGCCCTCCCCAGTTGCCTGCATCAGGCTCAAATAAGCTACATGTAAAAATCGGTACCATGACCAATGAG AGTTTGTTCTTTGAGATCATCAATGGTCTGAGGGCAGCTAGAACCGATGCAGGCAGTTCATCAACAGATGCACATGGCTTTCGAAATG CTACAACTTCGGTAGTCGAATTACTATCGGAGAGCGCGAATCAGTTGTCCATTAAGAATGACAGTGACTTG GATTTCCTCTTAGATGAGAATCATAACCTATCTGGTGCGGATGGTGATAGTGTTGGACTGCATTTGCAG GCACAACGAGGAGTCCTGCTCATACACAAGCTCAAACAGAGAAAGTTGGGGCAGATGTTCATCGTTAGGTGCGGCGAGTGA